In Thauera sp. JM12B12, one DNA window encodes the following:
- a CDS encoding phospholipase D family protein: MVASLAALFVGATLAPAQASQRFAGEGEIEVAFSPRDDTEQVLIRLIAGARRSLKVQAYVFTSRKIADAMVAAHRRGVKVEVLADAQMNAREKGNAIPRLLAGGVPVAFETKYRAAHNKVLIVDAEGPSCAVLTGSYNFTWSANNRNAENVLIVRGQCALARAYRDNWLRHRAEATPVAALPWRP, translated from the coding sequence TTGGTAGCGTCGCTGGCAGCGCTCTTCGTCGGGGCGACGCTCGCGCCGGCGCAGGCCAGCCAGCGCTTTGCCGGCGAGGGCGAGATCGAGGTCGCGTTCTCGCCGCGTGACGACACCGAGCAGGTGCTGATCCGGCTCATCGCCGGCGCGCGCAGGAGCCTGAAGGTCCAGGCCTACGTCTTCACCAGCCGCAAGATCGCCGACGCCATGGTGGCGGCGCACCGCCGCGGGGTGAAGGTTGAGGTGCTCGCCGATGCGCAGATGAACGCGCGCGAGAAGGGCAACGCCATCCCGCGCCTGCTCGCCGGCGGCGTGCCGGTGGCCTTCGAGACGAAGTACCGTGCCGCCCACAACAAGGTCCTCATCGTCGATGCCGAGGGGCCGTCCTGCGCGGTGCTTACCGGTTCGTACAACTTCACCTGGTCCGCAAACAACCGCAACGCCGAGAATGTGCTCATCGTGCGCGGGCAGTGCGCGCTCGCGCGCGCCTACCGGGACAACTGGCTGCGCCATCGCGCCGAGGCAACGCCGGTCGCGGCATTGCCCTGGCGGCCTTGA
- the mutL gene encoding DNA mismatch repair endonuclease MutL — protein MPHIHRLSDLLVNQIAAGEVVERPASVLKEVLENAVDAGARAIEVQLEQGGVRRIRVADDGCGIARDELALALERHATSKIATLDDLEQVGTMGFRGEALAAIAAVARTSITSRAQGASHAWRIEAGGEPSPAALNQGTVVDVADLYYNTPARRKFLKTEGTEYAHCDDMFRRVALARPDIGLQLAHNGRVIHRLPPSAPAARVAALMGDDFLQHAREVQADAGVLRLAGFASLPAYSRASRDAQYFFVNGRFVRDKLLTHAVREAYADILHGSRHPAYVLFLELDPAGVDVNVHPAKIEVRFREARAVHQFVFHALRRTLAESGAGRPDTAAPAAHATDSASPPPPPPAWAEAASAAQHTRPSAGAWHGAPPQQARLAMEPASRAYLEFAASATRADAGGSAALATVTTGSTRVPGAWPATGATGDGAPPPLGFALAQLHGVYILAQNASGLVLVDMHAAHERILYEKLKTVLDGRPAVQRLLIPAVFSVSAKDMAAAAECTEVLAGMGFEVGAAGPQELAVRSVPALLASAPVAELMRQLLQELRDYPATEVVTARRNALLATMACHGAVRANRQLTLPEMNALLRDMEATERADQCNHGRPTWTQFTMAELDRFFMRGQ, from the coding sequence ATGCCCCATATCCACCGCCTCTCCGACCTGCTGGTCAACCAGATCGCCGCCGGCGAGGTGGTCGAACGCCCGGCCTCGGTGCTCAAGGAGGTGCTGGAGAACGCGGTCGATGCGGGCGCGCGCGCGATCGAGGTTCAGCTCGAGCAGGGCGGCGTGCGCCGCATCCGCGTCGCCGACGACGGCTGCGGCATCGCCCGCGACGAACTCGCGCTCGCCCTCGAGCGCCACGCCACCAGCAAGATCGCCACCCTCGACGACCTCGAGCAGGTCGGCACGATGGGGTTTCGCGGCGAGGCGCTGGCGGCGATCGCGGCCGTCGCACGCACCAGCATCACCAGCCGCGCGCAAGGCGCCAGCCACGCCTGGCGGATCGAAGCCGGCGGCGAACCGAGTCCTGCAGCGCTCAACCAGGGCACCGTGGTCGACGTTGCAGACCTCTACTACAACACACCGGCACGGCGCAAATTCCTCAAGACCGAAGGCACCGAATACGCCCACTGCGACGACATGTTCCGTCGCGTCGCGCTCGCGCGCCCGGACATCGGCCTGCAGCTCGCCCACAACGGCCGCGTGATCCATCGCCTGCCGCCCTCCGCTCCGGCGGCGCGGGTGGCAGCGCTGATGGGCGACGATTTCCTGCAGCATGCGCGCGAGGTGCAGGCCGACGCCGGCGTGCTTCGCCTGGCGGGCTTCGCGTCGCTCCCCGCCTACTCGCGCGCCAGCCGCGACGCGCAGTATTTCTTCGTCAACGGACGCTTCGTACGCGACAAGCTGCTCACCCACGCGGTGCGCGAGGCCTATGCGGACATCCTGCACGGTAGCCGCCACCCGGCCTACGTGCTGTTCCTCGAGCTCGACCCCGCCGGCGTCGATGTGAACGTGCATCCGGCCAAGATCGAGGTGCGCTTCCGCGAGGCGCGCGCCGTGCACCAGTTCGTGTTTCACGCGCTCAGGCGCACGCTGGCCGAAAGCGGCGCTGGCCGCCCGGACACCGCGGCGCCGGCGGCGCACGCCACCGACAGCGCCAGCCCGCCGCCTCCGCCCCCTGCCTGGGCGGAGGCAGCCTCCGCTGCCCAGCACACGCGGCCGTCCGCGGGCGCCTGGCACGGCGCCCCGCCTCAGCAGGCCCGGCTGGCGATGGAGCCGGCGAGCCGGGCTTACCTGGAATTCGCTGCCAGCGCCACGCGCGCCGACGCGGGCGGCAGCGCCGCGCTCGCCACCGTGACCACCGGATCGACCCGGGTGCCCGGCGCATGGCCCGCCACCGGCGCGACGGGCGACGGCGCTCCGCCCCCGCTCGGCTTTGCGCTCGCGCAGCTGCACGGCGTGTACATCCTCGCCCAGAACGCAAGCGGCCTCGTGCTGGTGGACATGCACGCGGCGCATGAGCGCATCCTCTACGAGAAGCTCAAGACCGTGCTCGACGGCAGGCCTGCGGTTCAGCGCCTGCTGATCCCGGCAGTGTTCTCGGTGAGCGCGAAGGACATGGCCGCCGCCGCCGAATGCACCGAGGTACTCGCCGGAATGGGCTTCGAGGTGGGTGCGGCGGGTCCGCAGGAGCTGGCGGTGCGCAGCGTGCCCGCCCTGCTCGCGAGCGCACCGGTCGCCGAGCTCATGCGCCAGCTGCTGCAGGAGCTGCGCGACTATCCCGCCACCGAGGTGGTGACCGCGCGCCGCAACGCGCTGCTCGCCACCATGGCCTGCCATGGCGCGGTGCGCGCAAATCGCCAGCTCACCCTGCCCGAGATGAACGCCCTGCTGCGCGACATGGAAGCCACCGAGCGCGCCGACCAGTGCAACCACGGCCGCCCGACGTGGACGCAGTTCACCATGGCCGAGCTCGACCGCTTCTTCATGCGCGGCCAGTAG
- a CDS encoding fatty acid desaturase, translating into MYTGLFDLPWWGYVVVALVLTHITIAAVTIFLHRHQAHRALDLHPLPSHFFRLWLWLTTGMVTKEWAAIHRKHHAKCETEDDPHSPQTRGIRKVLWQGAELYRAEAKNQETLDRYGHGTPDDWLERNVYRHSVLGVSIMLVIDVIAFGALGLTIWAVQMVWIPFWAAGVINGIGHFWGYRNYDCVDASRNISPWGILIGGEELHNNHHSFATSAKLSSKWYEFDIGWMYIRTLEILGLAKVKKTIPQPRFVEAKAVPDFDTLQAIVTHRYDVMTRYVRSLRQVCAEEARRLKAAHGPALDVRALRRWVLSGDVGGLQAEQKQQLEVVVKQSPALATVLSMREELAAIWARSNASREQLLAQLQDWIARAEQSGIRQLQEFSLRLRRYAV; encoded by the coding sequence ATGTACACCGGGTTGTTCGATCTCCCCTGGTGGGGCTACGTCGTCGTGGCCCTCGTTCTCACCCACATCACGATCGCCGCAGTCACGATCTTCCTGCACCGCCACCAGGCGCACCGGGCGCTCGACCTGCATCCGCTTCCGAGCCACTTCTTCCGCCTCTGGCTGTGGCTCACCACCGGCATGGTCACCAAGGAATGGGCGGCGATCCACCGCAAGCACCACGCCAAGTGCGAGACCGAAGACGATCCGCACAGCCCGCAGACGCGCGGCATCCGCAAGGTGCTCTGGCAAGGGGCGGAGCTCTACCGTGCCGAGGCGAAGAATCAGGAGACCCTGGACCGCTACGGCCACGGCACGCCCGATGACTGGCTCGAGCGCAACGTGTATCGGCATTCCGTGCTCGGCGTCTCGATCATGCTCGTCATCGACGTGATCGCCTTCGGTGCCCTCGGCCTCACCATCTGGGCCGTGCAGATGGTGTGGATCCCGTTCTGGGCTGCCGGGGTGATCAACGGCATCGGCCACTTCTGGGGCTATCGCAACTACGACTGCGTCGATGCCTCGCGCAACATCTCGCCCTGGGGCATCCTGATCGGCGGCGAGGAACTGCACAACAACCACCACAGCTTCGCCACCTCGGCCAAGCTGTCGTCGAAGTGGTACGAGTTCGACATCGGCTGGATGTACATCCGCACCCTCGAGATCCTTGGCCTGGCCAAGGTCAAGAAGACCATCCCGCAGCCCAGGTTCGTCGAGGCCAAGGCGGTGCCCGACTTCGACACCCTGCAGGCCATCGTCACCCACCGCTACGACGTGATGACGCGCTACGTGCGCTCGCTCAGGCAGGTGTGCGCCGAGGAGGCGCGGCGGCTGAAGGCGGCGCATGGCCCGGCGCTGGACGTGCGGGCGCTGCGGCGCTGGGTGCTGTCGGGCGACGTCGGCGGCCTGCAGGCCGAGCAGAAGCAGCAGCTCGAGGTGGTGGTGAAGCAGAGCCCGGCGCTCGCCACCGTGCTGTCGATGCGCGAGGAGCTCGCCGCCATCTGGGCGCGTTCCAACGCCAGCCGCGAGCAGTTGCTCGCCCAGTTGCAGGACTGGATCGCGCGTGCCGAGCAGAGCGGCATCCGGCAGTTGCAGGAGTTCTCGCTGCGCCTGCGCCGCTACGCAGTCTGA
- a CDS encoding RsmB/NOP family class I SAM-dependent RNA methyltransferase encodes MNKTSKPRAPEGAVSRPLFIQATQALGAVLAFDHPADAVLSRHFRDNRELGHRDRGFIAEAVYGVLRRLRWLRRLAGDEATPRMLLLAWFARGEGWPMRNFEGLVSATERDWVAGIKAAELGELTVAERADLPDWLAERLLAQMDEPALLALAHGLNRPAPLDLRVNLLKTDRDAVLARLRADGVAAEAGRLSPQAIRLGGKPALQKHPLFLDGSFEVQDEGSQLLGLLVQPRRGELVVDFCAGAGGKTLQLGAMMRSTGRLYAFDVAEKRLAKLKPRMARAGLSNVHPVLIAHEADAKVKRLAGKADRVLVDAPCTGLGTLRRNPDLKWRQSPAAVAEMVAKQGAILAAAARLVRPGGRLVYATCSLLAEENDAIVDAFLAAHPEFRPLSAQDILARQDVALETGERLRLLPHVHDTDGFFAAVLERAERA; translated from the coding sequence ATGAACAAGACAAGCAAGCCCCGCGCGCCCGAAGGCGCCGTCTCCCGCCCGCTCTTCATCCAGGCCACCCAGGCGCTGGGCGCGGTGCTGGCCTTCGATCATCCCGCCGATGCCGTGCTGTCGCGGCACTTCCGCGACAACCGCGAGCTCGGTCACCGCGATCGCGGCTTCATCGCCGAGGCGGTCTACGGCGTGCTGCGCCGCCTGCGCTGGCTGCGTCGGCTGGCAGGCGACGAGGCCACGCCGCGCATGCTGCTCCTGGCCTGGTTCGCGCGTGGAGAGGGCTGGCCGATGCGCAACTTCGAGGGCCTGGTGAGCGCGACCGAGCGCGACTGGGTGGCCGGGATCAAGGCCGCCGAGCTGGGCGAGCTGACCGTGGCCGAGCGCGCCGACCTGCCTGACTGGCTGGCCGAGCGCCTGCTCGCGCAGATGGACGAGCCTGCCCTGCTGGCGCTCGCGCACGGGCTGAACCGGCCGGCGCCGCTCGACCTGCGGGTGAACCTGCTCAAGACCGACCGCGACGCGGTACTCGCCCGCCTGCGGGCCGACGGCGTCGCGGCCGAGGCCGGCCGGCTGTCGCCGCAGGCCATCCGCCTGGGCGGCAAGCCCGCGCTGCAGAAGCATCCGCTGTTCCTCGATGGCAGCTTCGAGGTGCAGGACGAGGGCAGCCAGTTGCTCGGACTGCTGGTGCAGCCGCGTCGCGGCGAACTGGTGGTGGATTTCTGCGCCGGCGCCGGCGGCAAGACGCTGCAACTGGGCGCGATGATGCGCTCCACCGGCCGGCTCTATGCCTTCGACGTGGCCGAGAAGCGGCTGGCCAAGCTCAAGCCGCGCATGGCGCGCGCCGGGCTGTCGAACGTGCATCCGGTGCTGATCGCCCACGAGGCCGACGCCAAGGTCAAGCGCCTGGCGGGCAAGGCCGATCGCGTGCTCGTCGATGCGCCGTGCACCGGGCTGGGCACCCTGCGCCGCAACCCCGATCTCAAGTGGCGCCAGTCGCCGGCGGCGGTGGCGGAGATGGTCGCCAAGCAAGGCGCGATCCTCGCCGCGGCGGCCAGGCTGGTGCGCCCGGGCGGGCGCCTGGTGTATGCCACCTGCAGCCTGCTCGCCGAGGAGAACGACGCCATCGTCGATGCCTTCCTGGCCGCGCATCCGGAGTTTCGGCCGCTGTCGGCGCAGGACATCCTCGCCCGCCAGGACGTCGCGCTCGAGACCGGCGAGCGCCTGCGCCTGCTCCCGCATGTGCATGACACCGACGGCTTCTTCGCCGCGGTGCTGGAGCGTGCCGAACGTGCCTGA
- a CDS encoding DUF3108 domain-containing protein — protein MAGAAFRRLAVAVAAVVIALPAAMAATVPDGSIFFDVHYGSQGFKIGEARHDWHFADKRYEMRLNLEAKGLAGLFGLQYEQRSTGAVDAAGMRPARFVVEQRGRKLETAEFDWAAARVSIRRDGVERRSGEIRPGDQDLLSLWHQARRVAEGDKPLQLTVVTNKSVKRATLQPEGRDTLQLAIGAVDTLRVRAWAEEGELDIDIWLSLQHDLLPVRIRITDEKGGVLDQRAARIELGAPAAATQTTQK, from the coding sequence ATGGCCGGCGCCGCGTTCCGGCGGCTGGCGGTGGCGGTCGCCGCCGTGGTCATCGCGCTGCCCGCTGCGATGGCGGCGACGGTCCCGGATGGCAGCATCTTCTTCGATGTGCACTACGGCTCGCAGGGCTTCAAGATCGGCGAGGCGCGCCACGACTGGCACTTTGCCGACAAGCGCTACGAGATGCGGCTCAACCTCGAGGCCAAGGGCCTCGCCGGCCTGTTCGGGCTGCAGTACGAGCAACGCAGCACGGGCGCGGTGGACGCCGCCGGCATGCGGCCGGCGCGCTTCGTCGTCGAGCAGCGCGGGCGCAAGCTCGAGACCGCCGAGTTCGACTGGGCGGCGGCGCGCGTGAGCATTCGCCGCGACGGTGTCGAGCGTCGCAGCGGGGAGATCCGTCCCGGCGACCAGGATCTGCTCAGTCTCTGGCATCAGGCGCGCCGCGTCGCCGAGGGCGACAAGCCGCTGCAGCTGACCGTCGTCACCAACAAGAGCGTCAAGCGTGCCACGCTCCAGCCCGAGGGGCGCGACACGCTGCAGCTCGCCATCGGCGCGGTCGACACGCTGCGCGTGCGCGCCTGGGCCGAGGAGGGCGAGCTCGACATCGACATCTGGCTGTCCCTGCAGCACGACCTGCTGCCGGTACGCATCCGCATCACCGACGAGAAGGGGGGCGTGCTCGACCAGCGCGCTGCGCGCATCGAACTCGGCGCGCCGGCAGCGGCCACCCAAACCACACAGAAGTGA
- the purN gene encoding phosphoribosylglycinamide formyltransferase gives MKSIVILISGRGSNMEAIVRARIPGVRIAAVIANRPGASGLVFAQANGIDTRVVDHTAYADRVSFDDALAECIDAHAPDLVVLAGFMRVLTDGFVRRYEGRLLNIHPSLLPAFPGLHTHRRAIEAGVKVHGATVHFVTAELDDGPIVVQAAVPVRADDDEATLAARVLAREHLIYPQAVRWFAEDRLVIDGKGRVSVRGGCSDEVSAWIVPALDAPTGEAS, from the coding sequence ATGAAGTCCATCGTCATCCTCATTTCCGGTCGGGGCAGCAACATGGAAGCCATCGTCCGCGCGCGTATCCCGGGCGTGCGCATCGCTGCCGTGATCGCCAACCGCCCGGGCGCGAGCGGGCTTGTCTTTGCGCAGGCGAACGGCATCGACACCCGCGTGGTCGATCACACCGCCTACGCCGACCGCGTCAGTTTCGACGATGCGCTCGCCGAATGCATCGACGCGCACGCGCCCGACCTGGTCGTGCTCGCGGGTTTCATGCGCGTGCTCACCGACGGCTTCGTGCGCCGCTACGAGGGGCGCCTGCTCAACATCCACCCCTCGCTGCTGCCGGCGTTTCCTGGACTGCATACGCATCGGCGCGCGATCGAGGCCGGGGTGAAGGTGCACGGTGCCACGGTGCATTTCGTCACTGCGGAGCTCGATGACGGCCCGATCGTGGTCCAGGCGGCGGTGCCGGTGCGTGCCGACGATGACGAAGCCACGCTGGCCGCGCGCGTGCTCGCGCGCGAGCACCTGATCTATCCGCAGGCGGTGCGCTGGTTCGCCGAGGACCGCCTGGTCATCGACGGCAAGGGGCGGGTGAGCGTGCGTGGCGGGTGCAGCGACGAGGTCTCCGCGTGGATCGTGCCGGCGCTGGATGCGCCGACCGGCGAGGCTTCGTGA